The following proteins are co-located in the Polystyrenella longa genome:
- a CDS encoding GH3 auxin-responsive promoter family protein, translating into MSLWLTLVQKVLGRKANKEVNRFFAAIKEPQKIQQELLFSLLKRNRNSEFGQEHHFSEINSIEEFRKRVPISEYDYFAPYIDKIKKGEKNILFSDQQVLMFALTSGTSSSRKFIPVTDESVDDYRRGWSLWGLGVFYHYPHLFPKPKITMVSDHEEFYSEGGIPCGSISGLTTQMQNPFFRMTYVLPPESGKIKQSDAKYYLAWRLGVSRDVGMWISPNPSTHVKLARFGTEHAQTLIKDLYEGTLTTEFEFPDVVRKAVRRKLKPNPKRAAELEQILEETGALRPRDIWPNLGMIGCWLGGSLQSYLQHFPDYFSDKTAIRDIGLVASENRMTIPKEDDTPGGVLDITTGYYEFIPVAEIDSDEPTVLEAHELEKEGEYYIIMTTPNGLYRYHICDVVKCIGFFEKTPEIAFLNKGSNISNLTGEKLSEYQVASSVSAALKHLELKLAGYGLIPDREGETAGYSLLVEESDLPNSELATQLADTVEEELRKSNIEYEAKRESGRLHPVRVELIPTGRWEDYNREMLKKRGGTAEQYKHPALITNPDVRSDLGLVEK; encoded by the coding sequence ATGTCTTTATGGTTGACCCTCGTGCAAAAGGTACTGGGCCGAAAAGCGAATAAAGAGGTCAACCGGTTTTTCGCCGCGATCAAAGAACCGCAGAAGATTCAGCAGGAACTGCTTTTCAGTCTGCTGAAACGAAACCGGAACTCTGAATTCGGTCAGGAGCACCATTTCTCCGAGATCAACTCGATCGAAGAGTTTCGTAAACGGGTGCCTATTTCGGAATACGACTACTTCGCTCCCTATATCGATAAGATCAAAAAGGGAGAGAAGAATATTCTCTTCAGCGATCAGCAAGTGCTGATGTTTGCGCTGACCAGCGGTACGAGTAGTTCGCGCAAATTCATCCCCGTTACAGATGAATCGGTTGATGACTATCGCAGGGGTTGGTCGCTGTGGGGGCTGGGTGTCTTTTATCATTACCCGCACCTGTTCCCGAAACCCAAAATTACGATGGTATCGGACCACGAAGAGTTCTACTCCGAAGGGGGTATTCCCTGCGGTAGCATCAGTGGATTAACAACCCAGATGCAGAACCCGTTCTTTCGGATGACCTACGTTCTGCCGCCGGAAAGTGGCAAGATTAAGCAGTCCGATGCGAAATATTACCTGGCTTGGCGATTGGGTGTCAGCCGTGATGTCGGGATGTGGATCTCTCCGAACCCCAGTACGCATGTCAAACTTGCTCGATTCGGTACGGAGCACGCCCAGACATTGATTAAAGATTTATATGAGGGGACGCTCACCACCGAGTTCGAATTCCCGGACGTTGTCCGCAAGGCGGTTCGGAGAAAACTGAAACCGAACCCGAAACGAGCTGCAGAACTGGAACAAATTCTTGAAGAGACAGGGGCACTACGGCCGCGAGACATCTGGCCGAATCTGGGAATGATCGGCTGCTGGCTGGGGGGAAGTCTTCAATCTTACTTACAGCATTTCCCTGATTATTTCAGTGACAAAACGGCGATTCGAGATATCGGGCTCGTTGCCAGTGAAAACCGGATGACGATCCCGAAGGAAGACGATACGCCCGGCGGTGTGCTCGATATCACCACTGGTTATTACGAGTTTATTCCCGTCGCCGAAATCGATTCGGACGAACCAACCGTGTTGGAAGCCCATGAACTCGAAAAGGAGGGGGAGTATTACATCATCATGACCACCCCCAACGGGTTGTACCGATATCACATTTGTGATGTCGTGAAATGTATCGGATTCTTTGAAAAAACACCGGAGATCGCGTTTCTCAATAAGGGAAGTAATATCTCGAATCTCACCGGTGAAAAGTTGTCTGAGTATCAAGTGGCCAGTTCTGTCAGCGCGGCACTCAAACACTTGGAACTGAAGCTAGCCGGATACGGTTTGATTCCGGACCGTGAGGGAGAGACCGCTGGTTACAGCTTGCTTGTCGAGGAATCTGACCTTCCAAATTCTGAGTTGGCGACACAGCTTGCAGATACGGTCGAAGAGGAGCTTCGAAAGTCTAACATCGAATACGAGGCTAAACGGGAATCGGGTCGGTTACATCCCGTCCGCGTTGAATTAATTCCGACAGGTCGCTGGGAAGATTACAATCGGGAGATGCTGAAGAAACGGGGCGGAACAGCCGAGCAATACAAGCATCCCGCATTGATAACCAATCCGGACGTCCGCAGCGATCTTGGCTTAGTCGAGAAATAA
- the argF gene encoding ornithine carbamoyltransferase: MKHLKTLLDWQPSETEAVLETARDLKASWKAGKREAHLAGHVITMLFEKPSLRTRHSFETAMIHLGGGGIFLTTQEAGLKGRESLADVARVVSSYSDFVAIRTFSQKFIDEFADWSSCPVINALSDSYHPCQALTDIFTMSELFDDYRERRLVYVGDGNNVVASLAIITAQLGMPITICTPAGFELDPELLKRLCSKYPNWSVNVTNDVDLAVKEADVVYTDVWASMGQESEEQKRKKIFEPYQINEKLMAKTPKHCQFLHCLPAHRGDEVTDGVMDSGQSAAFLQAENRMHLAKGLMLWLKQQQ, encoded by the coding sequence ATGAAACACCTGAAAACCTTGCTCGACTGGCAGCCTTCCGAAACGGAAGCAGTACTAGAGACAGCGCGCGATTTGAAAGCGAGCTGGAAAGCAGGAAAACGGGAAGCTCATCTGGCCGGGCATGTGATTACCATGCTCTTTGAGAAACCTTCACTACGGACTCGCCACAGTTTTGAAACGGCGATGATCCATCTGGGAGGGGGCGGCATATTTCTGACGACTCAGGAGGCCGGGCTCAAAGGGCGGGAATCTCTCGCCGATGTCGCCCGCGTCGTCAGTAGCTATTCCGACTTCGTCGCGATTCGAACTTTCTCACAGAAGTTTATCGATGAATTTGCTGACTGGTCCAGTTGTCCGGTCATCAATGCGCTCTCTGACAGTTATCATCCCTGTCAGGCGCTGACGGATATTTTTACAATGTCGGAACTGTTCGACGACTACCGCGAACGGAGACTGGTCTACGTTGGAGACGGAAACAATGTCGTCGCGTCGCTGGCGATCATCACGGCCCAGTTGGGGATGCCGATCACCATCTGTACGCCTGCCGGTTTTGAACTCGATCCTGAATTACTGAAACGGTTGTGCTCTAAATATCCCAACTGGTCGGTCAACGTGACCAACGATGTCGACTTGGCGGTTAAAGAGGCCGACGTGGTTTACACCGACGTCTGGGCCAGCATGGGACAGGAATCGGAAGAGCAGAAACGAAAAAAGATTTTCGAGCCTTATCAGATCAATGAAAAGCTGATGGCGAAAACGCCGAAGCATTGTCAGTTTCTGCATTGTCTACCCGCCCATCGGGGAGATGAAGTGACCGACGGAGTCATGGATAGCGGACAGTCCGCTGCGTTCCTGCAAGCGGAAAACAGAATGCATCTGGCAAAAGGATTAATGCTCTGGTTAAAACAGCAGCAATAA
- a CDS encoding aspartate aminotransferase family protein, which yields MSTTGFLSSQEVIQVFDKHVIPNYGRYPISLVRGEGCHVWDAEGKRYLDLFPGWGCNILGYSPSRLVTAIQEQAARLIHVPNTWYTEQQGEFARQLTTHGFGQAFFCNSGAEANEGAIKLARLHSSEGKHKVITFENGFHGRTFATLTATAQPKYQEGLGPLMAGFRYAPFNDLEAVRELIDDETCAILLEPVQGEGGVNVATKEFLEGLRALADEYGALLIFDEVQTGMGRLGTWFGYQHFGVQPDIMTLAKGLAGGVACGAILATEEVSPSLRPGMHASTFGGNPIAMAAGIATVNTIEEENLLENVQIVSAHAEAKFKELQEELPIIQDVRVCGMMIGAELTIPAKPAVQKCMEQGVLINATHDTVVRLLPSLNTTTEIFDEGFEVIAEALREMADEA from the coding sequence GTGAGCACCACAGGTTTCCTTTCGAGTCAGGAAGTCATTCAGGTCTTTGATAAACACGTTATCCCGAACTACGGTCGGTACCCAATCAGCCTTGTTCGCGGAGAAGGGTGTCATGTCTGGGATGCGGAAGGGAAACGGTACCTCGACCTCTTTCCCGGTTGGGGCTGTAATATCCTCGGTTACTCCCCTTCGCGACTGGTGACGGCGATTCAGGAACAGGCTGCCCGATTGATTCATGTACCAAATACCTGGTACACCGAGCAGCAGGGTGAATTTGCACGACAGCTGACGACGCATGGTTTCGGTCAGGCGTTCTTCTGTAACAGTGGTGCCGAAGCAAACGAAGGGGCGATCAAGCTGGCCCGCTTACACAGTTCTGAAGGCAAACATAAAGTCATCACGTTCGAGAACGGTTTTCACGGGAGAACCTTCGCCACATTAACGGCGACAGCTCAGCCGAAGTACCAGGAAGGGCTTGGTCCACTGATGGCCGGGTTCCGGTATGCTCCATTCAATGACCTGGAAGCGGTTAGAGAACTGATTGACGACGAGACCTGCGCGATTCTGCTTGAACCAGTACAGGGCGAAGGTGGCGTTAATGTGGCGACCAAAGAGTTCCTGGAAGGTCTGCGAGCACTCGCCGACGAATACGGTGCATTGCTGATCTTTGACGAGGTCCAAACCGGGATGGGGCGACTGGGGACCTGGTTCGGTTACCAGCACTTCGGCGTTCAACCTGATATCATGACATTAGCAAAAGGGCTCGCCGGTGGCGTTGCCTGTGGAGCAATTCTTGCCACGGAAGAGGTTTCTCCGAGCCTGCGACCGGGCATGCATGCCAGCACGTTCGGCGGCAACCCGATCGCCATGGCAGCGGGAATTGCGACGGTCAATACGATCGAAGAAGAAAACCTGCTTGAGAATGTGCAGATCGTTTCTGCTCACGCTGAGGCCAAATTCAAAGAATTGCAGGAAGAGCTGCCAATAATTCAGGACGTGCGGGTTTGCGGAATGATGATTGGTGCCGAACTGACGATCCCGGCAAAACCGGCAGTTCAGAAGTGTATGGAGCAGGGGGTGCTGATTAACGCGACTCACGATACAGTGGTTCGGTTACTACCCTCTCTAAACACCACAACCGAAATCTTCGACGAAGGCTTTGAAGTGATCGCCGAAGCACTGCGGGAAATGGCTGACGAAGCCTGA
- the argB gene encoding acetylglutamate kinase has translation MDEAVRKAQVLVEALNWIRRFRGKYVVIKLGGSTLEDRDAINKFLTDVIFMETVGMHPVIVHGGGKAINKAVEAAGIESRWVQGRRYTDPETLQIATDVLAHEICSSLVQEIERQGAQAIGLHFDSENSLIAEKLILKDDSGNPIDLGAVGQVSRVNCDLIKEKCRSGLIPIIPSVGLDENGNRYNINADTAAAAVARDLEVEKLVFLSDVSGIYLDPNDPETLQSHLTIGRVRELIADGTISSGMIPKVEAALEALDVGVHKVHIVDGRKPHTVLLEIYSNTGIGTEIVQ, from the coding sequence TTGGACGAAGCAGTCCGGAAAGCACAGGTCCTCGTAGAAGCCCTCAACTGGATACGCCGGTTTAGAGGAAAATACGTCGTCATTAAATTGGGCGGTAGCACGCTTGAGGACCGGGACGCGATTAATAAGTTTCTGACGGACGTCATCTTCATGGAAACGGTCGGGATGCACCCGGTGATTGTTCATGGTGGCGGTAAGGCGATTAATAAGGCTGTCGAGGCGGCTGGAATTGAATCGCGCTGGGTTCAGGGCCGCCGCTACACCGATCCAGAAACGCTCCAGATCGCGACCGATGTGCTTGCCCACGAAATTTGCTCTTCTCTGGTTCAAGAGATTGAACGTCAGGGGGCCCAGGCTATTGGCCTGCACTTTGACAGTGAAAACAGCCTTATTGCGGAAAAGCTGATTCTGAAGGATGATTCAGGGAACCCAATCGATCTAGGCGCTGTCGGTCAGGTATCTCGCGTTAACTGCGATTTAATCAAAGAAAAATGTCGGTCCGGTCTCATCCCCATTATTCCCTCCGTTGGACTGGATGAAAACGGAAACCGATACAACATCAATGCGGACACCGCTGCTGCGGCGGTCGCTCGTGACCTGGAAGTCGAAAAGCTCGTTTTCCTGAGTGACGTTTCTGGGATCTATCTCGATCCGAATGATCCGGAAACGTTACAGTCCCATTTGACCATCGGTCGCGTACGGGAACTGATTGCGGATGGTACAATCTCATCTGGTATGATTCCCAAAGTCGAAGCGGCCTTGGAAGCACTGGATGTCGGGGTTCACAAAGTTCATATTGTGGATGGCCGAAAGCCGCATACTGTTCTGCTTGAAATTTATTCGAATACCGGAATCGGAACCGAGATCGTCCAGTAA
- a CDS encoding RidA family protein, protein MLDYHSHLSYLRPSLLTAAVFALCLTMGVTPAPAEDAVESIWLNESSLYADAVVVHDQALVHSGLILPIGNFGEIAEGDFKAQLSQLGTNIRRISQPVDKKHHKVLIRYHLASEEHLNYMNGEVKKHAGPADHSRPIPVMTLVVSPLPHPEALVGAEIIFATENQYKEVTYLPTFLKEHRLTVLPRGRAIYISGQLEKGDGTIETARLTMEGLHKTLEHIGLDASHVVSIRTFLDPMSKVGEVDEVVNSFYTGDMKPSITHMEWKTTDSIEIEMVVFAPDDVRIEGADSKQSVQHFWLPWLTVSPVYCRWTLVNSPDRIYIDDILAQNTATHEEEIHEIFGKMKEILTATGSDFNHLAKATYYTTNAEVSKPFGQIRPEYYDPEHPPAASLARVQGIDGKSNSIAIDMIAAPASK, encoded by the coding sequence ATGCTCGATTATCATTCTCATCTATCTTATCTCCGACCGTCTCTGCTTACGGCAGCCGTCTTTGCTCTCTGCCTGACGATGGGTGTTACACCTGCACCGGCAGAAGATGCCGTCGAAAGTATCTGGTTAAACGAATCGAGTCTATATGCAGACGCCGTCGTCGTGCACGATCAGGCACTAGTCCACAGCGGTCTGATCTTGCCTATTGGGAACTTTGGCGAAATCGCTGAGGGTGATTTCAAGGCCCAGTTATCTCAACTGGGAACGAACATAAGAAGAATTTCACAACCAGTCGACAAAAAGCATCATAAAGTTCTGATTCGCTACCATTTGGCATCCGAAGAGCATCTGAATTACATGAACGGAGAAGTAAAAAAGCACGCCGGCCCCGCTGATCACTCCCGCCCAATTCCGGTCATGACCTTGGTCGTCAGTCCTCTGCCACATCCAGAAGCTCTCGTCGGAGCCGAAATCATTTTCGCCACTGAAAACCAATATAAAGAAGTCACCTATCTTCCCACCTTCTTGAAAGAACACCGACTGACTGTTCTTCCACGTGGTCGAGCTATTTATATTTCCGGACAGCTGGAAAAAGGGGACGGCACCATCGAAACTGCCCGGTTGACCATGGAGGGGTTGCATAAGACTTTAGAACACATCGGTCTTGATGCGTCTCACGTCGTCAGTATTCGCACATTCCTCGATCCTATGTCCAAAGTGGGCGAAGTGGACGAAGTCGTCAACAGCTTCTACACAGGCGATATGAAGCCATCCATTACCCACATGGAATGGAAGACGACGGACAGCATCGAAATTGAGATGGTCGTATTCGCGCCCGATGATGTCAGAATCGAAGGGGCTGATTCCAAACAGTCCGTACAACACTTCTGGCTTCCCTGGTTGACCGTCTCCCCCGTTTACTGCCGCTGGACGCTGGTGAACAGCCCGGACCGTATTTATATCGACGACATTCTGGCCCAGAATACGGCCACTCATGAAGAAGAGATCCATGAAATCTTCGGAAAGATGAAGGAGATTCTCACCGCGACGGGCAGCGACTTCAACCATTTAGCCAAGGCAACCTACTACACGACTAACGCTGAAGTCAGCAAACCCTTTGGGCAGATTCGGCCAGAGTACTATGATCCCGAACACCCTCCCGCCGCATCTTTGGCGCGCGTACAGGGAATTGATGGGAAATCGAACTCCATCGCAATCGATATGATCGCCGCTCCCGCGTCGAAATAA
- a CDS encoding C45 family autoproteolytic acyltransferase/hydolase, giving the protein MIASGTGSDYWSGKMSSPRLSSRRDALAEACVQFLSQKTGYPARLFDLDAALDDDYFIDGCMQIEMLIEVSKQFNLSSLVGLIKELPLGGSCSLRQILDFIQRKLSSERTYQNLDLRQQSESSIPDGFPIPVVELSGTPYEMGFQHGRNQAAQTKQVTRKVAKVLGPRLFDIPELNDAISDPTIFFGESEIEEIHGLADAMGISFPAALGHNLGLYPEYIPGCSQFAISEEANRGGRMLHCVNEDSPITMLIGSAMRRVLQLRNPKDGYRNLLYSIAGQVGGLNGINECGLTVSTTILLDRPRHPEISKGRIHPAIVKNILEKADSIESALAVFHDMDRNGAWSLCLSEASTGRICYLEYEGHDVFVRSNLSRLLSTNHSIMLPETGNRISHSEYRLQRLEDLLQWNEEEEVSLELAQASLRDRYDIQRERIPNHPTKNTVRRNDNQGSLVFAPQEGRLFITPGPMEPTRDDHYYELDLNQLLLQTSKEASLEEVVV; this is encoded by the coding sequence ATGATCGCGTCAGGAACGGGTAGCGATTACTGGTCAGGTAAAATGAGTTCACCTCGATTGTCTTCTCGCAGGGATGCATTAGCTGAAGCGTGCGTTCAATTTCTGAGTCAAAAAACAGGCTATCCCGCTCGACTATTCGATCTGGATGCAGCGCTCGATGATGATTATTTCATCGACGGGTGTATGCAGATTGAGATGTTGATTGAAGTCTCAAAGCAATTCAATCTCAGCTCGCTGGTCGGTTTGATCAAAGAATTGCCCTTGGGAGGCTCCTGTTCTTTACGCCAAATCCTGGACTTCATCCAGCGAAAACTATCTTCTGAAAGAACTTATCAGAACCTCGATTTACGTCAGCAGTCTGAATCTTCCATTCCGGATGGCTTTCCGATTCCTGTCGTGGAGTTAAGCGGAACTCCCTACGAGATGGGTTTCCAGCATGGTCGCAATCAAGCGGCGCAAACGAAGCAGGTAACACGGAAAGTGGCGAAAGTCCTGGGTCCGCGACTGTTTGATATCCCTGAACTCAATGACGCCATTTCCGACCCGACGATCTTTTTCGGCGAATCTGAAATCGAAGAGATCCACGGTCTGGCCGATGCGATGGGAATCAGCTTTCCGGCGGCCCTGGGGCATAATCTTGGTCTGTATCCGGAATACATTCCGGGTTGCTCGCAGTTTGCGATTTCGGAAGAGGCGAATCGTGGCGGCCGAATGCTGCACTGCGTGAATGAAGATTCTCCCATCACGATGCTGATCGGTTCCGCCATGCGGCGGGTGTTGCAGTTACGGAACCCGAAGGATGGCTATCGCAACTTGCTGTATTCGATTGCAGGGCAGGTGGGGGGCCTTAACGGCATTAACGAGTGCGGTTTGACTGTTTCGACAACGATTCTGCTCGACCGACCCCGTCATCCGGAAATATCCAAGGGAAGAATTCACCCAGCGATTGTAAAGAATATTCTGGAGAAAGCTGACAGCATTGAGTCCGCTCTCGCGGTGTTTCATGATATGGATCGAAACGGGGCCTGGTCGCTTTGTCTGAGTGAAGCGAGTACCGGTCGTATCTGCTATTTGGAATACGAGGGACACGATGTCTTCGTTCGTAGCAATCTGAGTCGGTTACTCAGTACGAATCATTCCATTATGCTACCGGAGACGGGGAACCGAATCAGCCACTCGGAATACCGCCTTCAGCGATTAGAGGATTTACTTCAATGGAATGAGGAAGAGGAAGTCAGTCTTGAACTAGCCCAGGCTTCGTTACGGGATCGATACGATATCCAGCGGGAGCGAATTCCCAATCACCCGACCAAGAACACGGTTCGGCGGAACGACAATCAAGGAAGTCTGGTATTCGCTCCCCAGGAAGGCCGGTTGTTCATCACTCCCGGACCAATGGAACCCACCCGGGACGATCATTACTACGAGCTTGATCTTAATCAGTTGCTTCTGCAGACATCGAAAGAAGCGAGCTTGGAAGAAGTCGTTGTCTAA
- a CDS encoding HpcH/HpaI aldolase family protein codes for MRRSKVLEKIRAGKVARICCLGHVVPAFVRFAAEFGFDGIWLDNEHRAMSDREVQMILAYFQLHDIDCILRPPTLEKSRLYRYLEDGATGLMIPHVSTPEKAHDLAQSVKFPPLGDRGLDGAGLDSDFMFDDIDEYVKFANKETFLCVQIETVEAVNNAEAIAAVPGVDCLFVGPGDLGLRLRNMDNPPFDINGAQKIVSEATKKHGKSWGQPAFNKEMVKDLHQNLNAQFLNFGGDFGALRGMLEENAGQLDEVLGEDYKSEKPSRKTY; via the coding sequence GTGCGCCGGAGTAAAGTTTTGGAAAAGATTCGAGCAGGGAAAGTCGCTCGAATCTGCTGTCTGGGACACGTCGTTCCCGCCTTCGTCCGTTTTGCCGCTGAATTCGGTTTCGACGGTATCTGGCTCGATAATGAGCACCGGGCCATGAGCGACCGCGAAGTTCAGATGATACTTGCCTATTTTCAACTGCACGACATCGACTGCATTCTGCGACCGCCCACCCTTGAAAAAAGCCGGCTCTACCGCTATCTGGAAGATGGAGCGACTGGCCTGATGATTCCCCACGTATCGACGCCTGAGAAGGCTCACGACCTCGCGCAATCGGTCAAATTTCCTCCGCTGGGTGATCGTGGTCTCGACGGAGCCGGGCTCGATTCCGACTTCATGTTCGATGATATCGATGAATATGTGAAATTCGCGAACAAAGAAACATTTCTCTGCGTACAGATCGAAACCGTTGAAGCAGTAAACAATGCGGAAGCCATTGCCGCTGTTCCCGGTGTCGACTGCCTGTTCGTCGGTCCTGGAGACCTGGGGCTTCGTCTGCGAAATATGGACAATCCCCCCTTTGACATCAATGGGGCTCAGAAAATTGTCTCCGAAGCGACGAAGAAACATGGCAAGTCCTGGGGACAGCCCGCGTTCAACAAAGAGATGGTCAAAGATTTACACCAGAATCTGAACGCCCAGTTCCTGAACTTCGGTGGAGACTTCGGTGCTCTTCGCGGCATGCTGGAAGAAAATGCCGGACAATTGGACGAAGTTCTGGGCGAAGACTATAAATCAGAAAAGCCCAGCCGGAAGACTTATTGA
- a CDS encoding 2Fe-2S iron-sulfur cluster-binding protein → MPKLTVEGYGEFEVPAGKRLVLAMSDEAGVDQLHACGGAARCTTCRVEFIEGEPESMRDAEKAVLEARGLEGVRLSCQITCDHDMQIKAISRLEGSGRKDAGSRPTDEMQP, encoded by the coding sequence ATGCCGAAATTAACCGTTGAAGGTTATGGTGAGTTTGAAGTTCCCGCAGGTAAACGGCTTGTACTGGCAATGTCCGATGAAGCGGGTGTCGACCAGCTTCACGCTTGTGGTGGCGCCGCAAGATGTACGACCTGCCGGGTTGAATTCATCGAAGGTGAACCTGAAAGCATGAGAGATGCCGAAAAAGCTGTTCTGGAAGCACGAGGTCTGGAAGGCGTTCGGCTCAGCTGCCAGATCACCTGTGACCACGACATGCAGATTAAAGCGATCAGCCGACTCGAAGGCAGCGGACGCAAAGACGCTGGTTCCCGCCCGACTGATGAAATGCAACCCTGA